In Cryptomeria japonica chromosome 10, Sugi_1.0, whole genome shotgun sequence, a genomic segment contains:
- the LOC131067494 gene encoding agamous-like MADS-box protein AGL17, with amino-acid sequence MGRAKIPIKWIPKDTSRNVSFIKRKRGLRKKIEELSILCGVDACMVCYGPHSHTDQHTSSSSPDVWPDISKALEVIDRYRRLSKEEQDKKKLDNSTFLEQRIKKLRSELNLTRKESKDLEMDILYPCWDNCLNDLGVEKLRDLLEYIDVKLEAVQSRINFLTRQQEHKTCHAGNDIMDHADRKPLLYHPSNSHMMMYHNHNHNHNHNLLLSMPYQSQESLSLTAAHVQPYLSLEEQQCYKNHFGATSAIDYHAKGNPIIFTAVKDPQPHSQHTANSLAFGSNYSSTSNKDKVEIAGMGMDDRILVENAATHVVTRKNLPFISDHHVHSGHWTPCCTVFCPCPEHYHGNMGSSYGSQTIQELQASAELQWMVHSLMDEQNTNYKQLGGEGMGIDLAHTSPGAASSRINEEFNMET; translated from the coding sequence ATGGGTCGAGCAAAGATTCCCATAAAATGGATCCCCAAAGACACTTCAAGGAACGTATCATTTATAAAGAGGAAGAGAGGATTGAGAAAGAAGATTGAGGAGCTGAGTATTCTGTGTGGAGTGGATGCTTGCATGGTATGCTATGGGCCTCACTCTCACACAGACCAACacacatcatcatcatctcctgatgTATGGCCTGATATATCCAAAGCTTTAGAGGTCATTGACAGATACAGAAGGCTGTCTAAGGAAGAGCAAGATAAGAAGAAACTTGATAACTCCACTTTCCTAGAACAGAGGATTAAGAAACTCAGGTCTgaattgaatttgacaaggaaGGAGAGCAAAGATCTTGAGATGGACATCCTCTATCCTTGTTGGGATAACTGTCTGAACGATCTGGGTGTGGAAAAGCTCAGAGATTTATTGGAGTATATAGACGTCAAGCTGGAAGCTGTACAGAGCAGAATAAATTTTCTTACAAGGCAACAGGAGCATAAGACTTGTCATGCTGGAAATGATATAATGGATCATGCTGATAGGAAGCCATTATTATATCATCCTTCAAACTCCCACATGATGATGTAtcacaatcacaatcacaatcacaatcacaatctgTTGTTGTCCATGCCCTACCAGAGCCAAGAGAGTTTAAGCTTAACAGCAGCTCATGTCCAGCCCTACCTAAGCCTAGAAGAGCAGCAGTGCTACAAGAACCATTTTGGAGCAACTTCTGCCATTGATTATCATGCTAAGGGAAATCCCATCATTTTCACAGCTGTGAAGGACCCTCAGCCTCATTCTCAGCATACTGCTAATTCCTTGGCCTTTGGCAGTAACTACAGTTCAACTTCAAACAAAGATAAGGTGGAGATAGCTGGCATGGGCATGGATGACAGAATTCTAGTTGAGAATGCAGCCACTCATGTAGTGACAAGAAAGAACCTCCCTTTTATCTCTGATCATCATGTCCACTCAGGCCACTGGACACCCTGCTGCACTGTATTTTGCCCTTGTCCTGAACATTACCATGGTAATATGGGTTCTTCATATGGATCACAAACTATTCAAGAGTTGCAAGCCTCTGCTGAGCTTCAGTGGATGGTACACAGCTTGATGGATGAACAAAACACTAATTACAAGCAACTTGGAGGTGAGGGAATGGGAATTGATTTAGCTCACACCAGCCCTGGAGCAGCATCATCAAGAATCAATGAGGAATTCAACATGGAAACTTAG